One window from the genome of Terrimicrobium sacchariphilum encodes:
- the shc gene encoding squalene--hopene cyclase: protein MTPLARPVFPFESPELTLLAEPKSVEESITKAQGNLLRQQRADGHWEAELLVDSTLCSDYVLYMHWADRVDEDLQRKCIAHIRRRQLSDGGWNIFINGPSEINASVKAYFALKLAGHSPNAPWMREARANILRLGGIPATNTYAKLYLALLGQFPWKYVPTIPPEIFLFPQWFFFNLSEMSSWTRPILAPLTILNHFKPTRTLPAEFQLHELYPAGLENTDLSLKKDPRFWAWRNFFLRCDQLLKIYNDLPFHPLRQHALKVAEKWMTERMGEGSEGLAAIFPSMLNAMMALKVLGYKDDHPLVQKADRDFAGLFVDDPEDFRIQPCLSPVWDTAITTIALAESGVPGTDEAMQHAAQWLEDREVRFVGDWAQRVHGIEPSGWAFEHDNKYYPDTDDTMMVLMALRHVPAKDKAKRDAQFQRALKWLLAFQCEDGGWAAFDKDVTARWLEHVPFADHNAILDPTCSDLTARVLELLGYIGYDRESTVVKRAVAMLRRTQESDGSWYGRWGVNYLYGTWQVLRGLAAIGENMDQEWIRRGRDWLESCQNEDGGWGETCESYNFPALKGRGPSTASQTAWALMGLCACGDASRESIERGVAYLTRTQEADGSWTEDYTTGTGFPCVFYLKYEMYRQHFPLLALATYQQMVQR, encoded by the coding sequence ATGACCCCACTCGCCCGCCCCGTGTTCCCCTTCGAATCTCCTGAACTCACACTGCTCGCCGAGCCCAAGTCGGTCGAGGAGTCCATCACGAAGGCTCAAGGGAACCTGCTGCGCCAGCAGCGGGCGGACGGACACTGGGAGGCCGAGCTCCTCGTCGACAGCACGCTGTGCTCGGACTACGTGCTCTACATGCACTGGGCCGACCGGGTCGACGAAGACCTCCAGCGCAAGTGCATCGCCCACATCCGCCGCCGCCAGTTGAGCGATGGCGGGTGGAATATCTTCATTAACGGCCCGAGCGAGATCAACGCCTCGGTGAAGGCGTACTTCGCCCTCAAGCTCGCCGGCCACTCGCCCAACGCGCCCTGGATGCGCGAGGCCCGCGCGAACATTCTGCGCCTCGGCGGCATTCCCGCCACCAACACGTACGCGAAGCTTTATCTCGCCCTCCTCGGCCAGTTCCCGTGGAAGTACGTGCCGACGATCCCGCCGGAGATTTTCCTCTTCCCGCAGTGGTTCTTCTTCAACCTCTCGGAGATGTCGTCATGGACGCGCCCGATCCTCGCGCCGCTCACGATCCTGAATCACTTCAAGCCCACGCGCACGCTTCCGGCGGAGTTCCAGCTCCACGAGCTTTATCCGGCAGGCTTGGAGAATACCGATCTGTCGCTGAAGAAAGACCCTCGCTTCTGGGCCTGGCGCAACTTCTTCCTGCGCTGTGACCAGCTCCTAAAGATTTACAACGACCTCCCCTTCCATCCCCTCCGCCAGCACGCTCTGAAGGTGGCGGAAAAGTGGATGACCGAGCGCATGGGCGAAGGCAGCGAGGGACTCGCCGCCATCTTCCCGTCGATGCTCAACGCCATGATGGCGCTCAAGGTGCTCGGCTACAAAGACGACCACCCGCTCGTGCAAAAGGCAGACCGCGATTTTGCCGGACTCTTCGTCGATGACCCGGAGGATTTCCGCATCCAGCCGTGCCTGTCTCCCGTGTGGGATACCGCCATCACCACCATTGCGCTGGCTGAGTCCGGAGTTCCCGGCACCGATGAGGCGATGCAGCACGCGGCACAGTGGCTCGAGGATCGCGAGGTCCGTTTCGTCGGCGACTGGGCGCAGCGGGTGCATGGCATCGAGCCGAGCGGCTGGGCTTTCGAGCACGACAACAAGTATTACCCCGACACCGACGACACCATGATGGTGCTCATGGCGCTGCGTCATGTCCCGGCAAAGGACAAGGCAAAACGCGACGCGCAGTTCCAGCGCGCGTTGAAGTGGCTCCTCGCCTTCCAATGCGAAGACGGCGGCTGGGCGGCTTTTGACAAGGACGTAACCGCCCGCTGGCTGGAGCATGTGCCCTTCGCGGATCACAATGCTATTCTCGACCCGACCTGCAGTGACCTGACCGCCCGCGTACTGGAGTTGCTCGGGTACATCGGTTACGACCGCGAGAGCACGGTGGTGAAGCGCGCTGTCGCCATGCTGCGCCGCACCCAGGAGTCCGACGGCTCCTGGTATGGACGCTGGGGCGTGAACTATCTCTACGGCACCTGGCAGGTGCTGCGCGGCCTCGCCGCCATCGGGGAAAACATGGACCAGGAGTGGATTCGCCGCGGTCGTGACTGGCTGGAAAGCTGCCAGAACGAAGACGGCGGCTGGGGCGAGACCTGCGAGTCATACAATTTCCCGGCGCTCAAGGGCCGTGGACCGAGCACGGCCAGCCAGACGGCCTGGGCGCTCATGGGCCTTTGCGCCTGTGGCGACGCCTCGCGCGAGTCCATCGAGCGCGGCGTGGCCTACCTCACTCGAACGCAGGAGGCTGATGGTTCCTGGACGGAGGATTACACGACCGGCACCGGGTTCCCGTGCGTCTTTTATCTCAAGTACGAGATGTACCGGCAGCACTTCCCCCTGCTCGCCCTGGCCACGTACCAGCAGATGGTGCAGCGATAA
- a CDS encoding tetratricopeptide repeat protein, translating into MPVITEKELPEAQRAPWLKAMSAMELRNYGYAIQLLQGVLKACPNFLVGRQLVRKAAIAKNSGKKSLLGGLSGASFNTIKVQSLIKKDPVAALDTIEKSLENEPHNPAANQLLKEAALAANMPEVAEFALQTIIEGNPKDTKTMHELAKLLLSTGQPQKAVDIYGKIVQVTPNDLAAVKGGKDAAAAASMQRGGWEKEETTYRDLIRNKDEAVALEQQNRVVRSEEMIDNLLADLHARVEQDPSNVDVSRRIAEMYEQKEDLESAVNWYNYAVQLTSGSDSSLVRKLSDLRLKQYDVAIAGYEEYLAANGSAPEAAEYATQLEDIKRQRAALLFEEAQKRVERNPTDLALRFELGEILVAAGNYKDAIPELQRAQQNPSVRLRAMSLLGECYTGRGMYDLASKILEKAKSELYQMDATKKEITYKLGMVFEKMGQADKCIECMKEIYEVDYSFRDVAERVEGSYNS; encoded by the coding sequence ATGCCCGTAATCACTGAAAAAGAACTGCCCGAAGCTCAACGCGCCCCGTGGCTCAAGGCTATGAGCGCCATGGAATTGCGAAACTACGGGTATGCGATCCAATTATTGCAGGGAGTTCTCAAGGCTTGTCCGAATTTCCTCGTTGGCCGCCAGCTTGTCCGCAAGGCAGCCATTGCAAAAAACTCCGGCAAAAAGAGCCTCCTTGGAGGACTTTCCGGGGCATCGTTCAACACGATCAAGGTGCAAAGCCTGATCAAGAAGGACCCCGTCGCTGCTCTCGATACGATCGAGAAGTCGCTGGAAAACGAACCGCACAATCCGGCCGCAAACCAGCTCCTCAAGGAGGCTGCGCTCGCCGCAAATATGCCGGAAGTCGCGGAATTTGCCCTGCAGACCATCATTGAGGGGAATCCCAAGGATACCAAGACGATGCACGAGCTGGCCAAGCTCCTGCTCTCCACCGGCCAGCCGCAGAAAGCGGTCGATATTTATGGAAAGATCGTCCAGGTAACACCCAATGACCTCGCCGCAGTGAAGGGAGGCAAGGATGCCGCTGCTGCCGCTTCCATGCAGCGTGGGGGTTGGGAAAAAGAGGAAACCACCTACCGCGATCTCATTCGCAACAAGGACGAGGCGGTCGCTCTCGAGCAGCAGAATCGCGTCGTGCGTAGTGAGGAGATGATCGACAACCTCCTCGCCGATCTCCATGCCCGTGTCGAGCAGGACCCGTCGAATGTCGATGTCTCCCGCCGCATCGCAGAGATGTACGAGCAGAAGGAAGACCTCGAGTCCGCAGTGAACTGGTATAACTACGCTGTCCAACTGACATCCGGTTCCGATTCCTCACTCGTACGCAAACTCAGCGACCTGCGCCTCAAGCAGTACGACGTCGCCATCGCCGGGTACGAGGAGTATCTCGCCGCCAATGGCAGCGCTCCCGAGGCCGCAGAGTACGCGACGCAGTTGGAAGACATCAAACGCCAGCGCGCCGCGCTCCTGTTTGAGGAAGCCCAGAAGCGTGTGGAGCGCAATCCCACCGATCTCGCGCTGCGCTTCGAACTCGGTGAAATCCTCGTAGCCGCGGGAAATTACAAGGACGCCATCCCGGAGCTTCAGCGTGCGCAGCAGAATCCCAGCGTACGCCTGCGCGCCATGAGCCTGCTCGGCGAGTGCTACACCGGCCGAGGGATGTATGACCTCGCCTCGAAGATCCTCGAGAAGGCCAAGAGCGAACTCTATCAGATGGACGCCACGAAGAAGGAGATCACCTACAAGCTCGGGATGGTCTTTGAAAAGATGGGGCAGGCCGACAAATGCATCGAGTGCATGAAGGAAATCTACGAGGTCGACTACAGCTTCCGAGATGTGGCCGAGCGCGTAGAGGGTTCTTACAACTCCTAG
- a CDS encoding HAD family acid phosphatase, translating into MRRLLAAAGLVVIVAGCAPCEPRPNLGLYKQQLIGWHDAGDYEKCFSQAAQRGHAALDRAIASKQPRQQMAVVFDIDETLLSNWAYLTDKGFDVKLSTFFAWVKTHDDPVLAPTKAIYEKARAAGIPIYLITGRVESVRADTVRQLKAAGLTGWSGLFLKPDNYSQPSIVPFKSGVRRKLEEAGHVIVLNMGDQLSDLEGGYARTAVKLPNPYYYIR; encoded by the coding sequence ATGAGACGTCTGCTGGCCGCAGCCGGTCTGGTCGTGATCGTCGCGGGGTGCGCCCCGTGCGAGCCGCGCCCCAACCTCGGGCTGTATAAGCAGCAACTCATCGGGTGGCACGATGCGGGGGATTACGAAAAGTGCTTCTCGCAGGCGGCTCAGCGCGGTCATGCCGCTTTGGACAGGGCGATCGCCAGCAAACAGCCCCGCCAGCAGATGGCGGTGGTCTTTGACATCGACGAAACGCTGCTGAGCAACTGGGCGTATCTCACCGACAAGGGTTTCGATGTGAAGCTCAGCACCTTCTTTGCCTGGGTAAAAACGCATGACGACCCGGTGCTCGCGCCGACCAAGGCCATCTATGAAAAGGCTCGCGCGGCCGGGATACCCATCTACCTCATTACCGGTCGTGTGGAGTCTGTCCGTGCGGATACCGTGCGTCAGCTCAAGGCTGCCGGCCTCACCGGCTGGAGCGGGCTCTTTCTCAAGCCCGACAACTACAGCCAGCCATCGATCGTTCCATTCAAGTCCGGCGTGCGTCGCAAACTGGAGGAGGCAGGCCACGTCATCGTCCTGAACATGGGCGATCAATTGAGCGACCTGGAGGGTGGATACGCCCGCACGGCAGTCAAATTGCCCAACCCGTACTATTACATTCGCTAA
- a CDS encoding YkgJ family cysteine cluster protein, whose amino-acid sequence MSETPDPSASKVYYACQRCTNCCRWPGFVKLGDADIRDIAVYLGLSEYEFVQQYTRLRPARDGLALIDKPTGECIFLEGRDCRIQAAKPYQCKGFPNVWNFPGWRDVCEAIEVPAPVCSN is encoded by the coding sequence ATGTCCGAAACACCCGATCCTTCAGCTTCCAAAGTGTACTACGCCTGCCAGCGCTGCACAAACTGTTGTCGCTGGCCGGGTTTTGTGAAATTGGGCGATGCCGATATTCGCGACATCGCGGTGTACCTTGGGCTGAGCGAGTATGAGTTTGTCCAGCAGTACACCCGCCTCCGGCCCGCCCGAGACGGACTCGCCCTCATCGATAAACCGACCGGCGAGTGCATTTTCCTCGAGGGCCGCGACTGCCGCATCCAGGCGGCCAAGCCTTACCAGTGCAAAGGCTTCCCCAACGTATGGAATTTCCCGGGTTGGCGGGATGTCTGCGAAGCGATAGAGGTACCTGCGCCGGTATGTTCGAACTGA
- a CDS encoding aldose epimerase family protein, which yields MADYSESVSDGVTLDTLTGERFKIAVNRKGAEMISLAAKAFSGEWKGFLYRDGETGKPESGWANHATVMGYYLHRLWKEQSHYRGQLIKGGNHGFLRSFDFDAPKVGENSLTYHVPADRVPQDFYPLRVSLDLTYSLSERGVTVEFTFLNEEPTLDAHVSFGLHPGFAVSSPLTAKLLLPSGTYARHMAPGNFLSGEIETITHAGGESPFPSAELEGSYILGLDGVPERTFIIDDPASGRRVSLDFSEAPYVTLWSDMHPFLCVEPCWGLPDSNPPTAFENKPGIQVIAPGAKLSRSFTILPSILS from the coding sequence ATGGCTGACTACTCCGAAAGCGTCTCCGATGGCGTGACTCTGGATACCCTGACTGGCGAGCGGTTCAAGATCGCGGTCAATCGCAAGGGTGCCGAGATGATCAGCCTCGCCGCCAAGGCTTTCTCGGGCGAGTGGAAGGGCTTTCTCTATCGCGATGGGGAGACCGGGAAACCCGAGAGCGGCTGGGCCAATCACGCCACCGTGATGGGGTACTACCTGCACCGACTCTGGAAGGAGCAATCCCACTACCGCGGCCAACTCATCAAGGGCGGTAACCATGGATTTCTCCGCTCGTTCGATTTTGACGCGCCGAAGGTCGGGGAAAACTCGCTCACCTATCACGTCCCGGCAGATCGCGTGCCGCAGGATTTCTACCCGCTTCGCGTCTCGCTCGACCTGACCTACTCGCTTTCCGAGCGTGGTGTGACCGTGGAGTTCACCTTCCTCAACGAGGAGCCGACGCTCGATGCCCACGTGAGTTTCGGACTCCACCCGGGTTTTGCCGTCAGTTCGCCGCTCACGGCGAAACTCCTCTTGCCGTCAGGAACCTACGCCCGTCACATGGCGCCGGGGAATTTTCTCAGCGGAGAAATCGAGACGATAACGCACGCGGGCGGGGAATCACCCTTTCCCTCCGCCGAGCTGGAGGGCTCCTACATCCTCGGTTTGGACGGCGTGCCGGAACGGACGTTTATTATCGACGACCCCGCCAGCGGGCGCCGCGTGTCGCTCGATTTCTCCGAGGCTCCCTATGTCACCCTCTGGAGCGATATGCACCCATTCCTATGTGTCGAGCCTTGCTGGGGGCTGCCGGATTCCAATCCGCCCACGGCGTTTGAAAACAAGCCCGGTATCCAGGTGATCGCTCCCGGGGCAAAATTGAGCCGATCCTTCACCATCCTTCCATCCATCCTGTCATGA
- a CDS encoding valine--pyruvate transaminase yields the protein MLQKSEFGRALASGSGIEELMDDLGHALADAHGTMRMLGGGNPAHIPAVQEVWRHRMSDLLADGGAYDRMLANYDPPAGNTAFRDAVAGLLEREYGWPVTRENVVVTAGGQTAFFYLFNLLAGQFAEEKRTILLPLAPEYIGYANQGIAPGLFESAEPDIEFLPNHRFKYRIDFARLPLSDRTGAICLSRPTNPSGNVLTDEEILRLDSVAREAGIPLIIDNAYGAPFPGIIFREVRPIWNENIILTLSLSKLGLPGTRTAVIVARPEIIRAVSSLNAVVGLANGNIGQTLVRPIVESGDILRLSREVIRPYYEAKSRQALGWIDEYFDDSLDYHVHVSEGALFLWLWFRGLPISAEELYVRLKERGVLIVPGHYFAVGMPADWRHAHECIRLSFAMEDQVVREGIEILARTVAEAYRGE from the coding sequence GTGTTGCAAAAATCGGAATTCGGCCGCGCGCTAGCCTCCGGCAGCGGTATTGAAGAACTGATGGACGATCTCGGGCATGCCCTCGCGGATGCCCATGGAACCATGCGGATGCTGGGCGGGGGCAATCCCGCGCACATTCCCGCCGTGCAGGAGGTGTGGAGACATCGCATGTCCGACCTCCTCGCCGATGGCGGCGCCTACGACCGGATGCTGGCCAATTACGACCCACCGGCGGGCAATACCGCCTTTCGCGATGCCGTGGCAGGTTTGCTGGAGCGTGAGTACGGGTGGCCCGTGACCCGCGAAAACGTCGTCGTGACGGCGGGCGGGCAGACGGCGTTTTTTTATCTTTTCAACCTCCTGGCGGGGCAGTTCGCAGAGGAAAAGCGGACCATACTGCTTCCCCTCGCGCCCGAGTACATCGGGTATGCGAATCAGGGAATCGCGCCCGGGTTGTTTGAATCCGCGGAGCCCGACATCGAGTTCCTGCCCAATCATCGCTTCAAATACCGCATCGATTTCGCGCGCCTGCCCTTGAGTGATCGTACGGGGGCGATCTGCCTGTCCCGTCCCACGAATCCCTCTGGCAATGTCCTCACTGATGAGGAAATCCTGCGCCTCGACAGCGTTGCCCGCGAGGCGGGAATTCCGCTCATCATCGACAATGCCTACGGCGCTCCCTTTCCCGGCATCATCTTTCGGGAGGTGCGCCCGATCTGGAATGAAAACATCATTCTCACCCTCAGCCTGTCGAAGCTCGGTCTCCCGGGCACCCGCACGGCGGTGATCGTGGCCCGGCCCGAGATCATCCGGGCGGTGAGCTCGCTCAATGCTGTCGTCGGCCTCGCCAATGGCAACATCGGGCAGACGCTCGTACGCCCTATCGTGGAAAGTGGCGATATTCTCCGCCTGAGCCGCGAGGTGATCCGCCCATACTACGAGGCCAAATCCCGGCAGGCGCTTGGCTGGATCGACGAATATTTCGACGACTCGCTCGACTACCATGTGCATGTCAGCGAGGGGGCATTGTTCCTCTGGCTGTGGTTTCGTGGACTGCCGATCTCGGCGGAGGAACTGTACGTTCGCTTGAAGGAGCGGGGGGTGTTGATCGTTCCCGGTCATTACTTTGCGGTGGGAATGCCCGCTGACTGGCGGCACGCCCACGAGTGCATCCGCCTCAGCTTTGCCATGGAGGATCAGGTCGTGCGCGAGGGCATCGAAATCCTCGCCCGCACCGTCGCCGAGGCTTATCGCGGAGAGTAG
- the fumC gene encoding class II fumarate hydratase — protein MSTNVPLSPSETHRVETDTMGQISVPHDRYWGAQTARSLIHFNIGNDVKPPELIRALGILKKACALANNELGKLSDEKTKLIVQAADEVIAGKLDSHFPLRIWQTGSGTQSNMNANEVISNRAIEIAGGVLGSKKPVHPNDDVNMSQSSNDTFPTAMSIAAAVQVHEKLLPAARRLRDTLDKKAKEFDSIVKIGRTHLQDATPLTLGQEFSGYVTLLDDDIKRVEDAQAGLYKLAVGGTAVGTGLNSHPRFGEVAAKYIAQLTGLPFVSAANKFAALSSHNEFVFASGAVKSLACSAMKIANDVRWLASGPRCGLGELTIPENEPGSSIMPGKVNPTQCEAITMIAVQVIGNDTAIGVASSQGNFELNVFKPVIVFNFLNSVRLLADGFISFDEHCAIGIEPNRERIAEYVKNSLMLVTALNPHIGYDKSAQIAKKAHKDGSSLLEAAVALGHVTPEQFAEWVKAEEMTHP, from the coding sequence GTGAGCACAAACGTACCTCTCTCTCCGAGTGAGACCCACCGTGTCGAGACCGACACCATGGGCCAAATCTCCGTACCGCACGATCGCTACTGGGGCGCGCAGACCGCCCGTTCCCTCATCCATTTCAATATCGGCAACGACGTCAAACCGCCGGAATTGATCCGCGCGCTCGGCATCCTGAAAAAAGCCTGCGCCCTGGCCAACAATGAGCTCGGCAAGCTGTCCGATGAAAAGACCAAGCTCATCGTGCAGGCCGCCGATGAGGTTATCGCGGGCAAGCTGGACTCCCACTTCCCGCTGCGTATCTGGCAGACCGGCAGCGGCACCCAGAGCAACATGAACGCCAACGAGGTCATCTCGAACCGCGCGATCGAAATCGCCGGCGGCGTCCTCGGTTCCAAGAAGCCCGTTCACCCGAACGACGACGTGAACATGTCGCAGTCGTCGAACGACACCTTCCCAACTGCGATGAGCATCGCTGCCGCCGTGCAGGTGCATGAGAAGCTCCTTCCCGCCGCCCGCCGTCTGCGTGACACGCTCGACAAGAAGGCGAAGGAATTCGACAGCATCGTCAAGATCGGTCGCACGCATCTTCAGGACGCCACGCCGCTCACGCTCGGCCAGGAATTCTCCGGCTACGTCACCCTGCTCGATGACGACATCAAGCGCGTCGAGGACGCCCAGGCGGGTCTCTACAAACTCGCCGTCGGCGGCACCGCCGTCGGAACTGGCCTGAACAGCCACCCGCGCTTCGGTGAGGTCGCAGCCAAGTATATCGCCCAGTTGACCGGCCTGCCGTTCGTCTCGGCCGCGAACAAGTTCGCCGCCCTCTCGTCGCACAACGAATTCGTCTTCGCCAGCGGAGCGGTCAAATCGCTCGCGTGTTCCGCCATGAAGATCGCCAACGACGTTCGCTGGCTGGCTTCCGGTCCGCGTTGCGGCCTCGGCGAGCTCACCATCCCGGAGAACGAGCCGGGTTCCTCGATCATGCCGGGCAAGGTGAACCCGACCCAGTGCGAAGCGATCACCATGATCGCCGTGCAGGTCATCGGCAACGACACCGCCATCGGCGTCGCCAGTTCGCAGGGCAACTTCGAGTTGAACGTGTTCAAGCCCGTCATCGTCTTCAACTTCCTCAACTCCGTCCGTCTCCTTGCCGATGGCTTCATCTCCTTCGATGAGCATTGCGCCATTGGGATCGAGCCGAACCGCGAGCGCATCGCCGAGTACGTGAAGAACTCGTTGATGCTCGTCACCGCGCTCAACCCGCACATCGGCTACGACAAGTCCGCCCAGATCGCCAAGAAGGCGCACAAGGACGGCTCCAGTCTCCTGGAGGCCGCCGTGGCCCTGGGACACGTCACTCCCGAGCAGTTCGCCGAATGGGTGAAGGCCGAGGAAATGACTCATCCGTAA
- the cls gene encoding cardiolipin synthase, with amino-acid sequence MFELIAIIVSIVTFAFQAAGIYFAIQAVMISRTPQASIAWGLSLLVLPYIAVPLFLVFGESRFSGYVRAGTGKCKELDDFMAATREAMIPFRAHFSAKYRDAERLGEDLRHFPVTHGNRTKLLVDGKETFDAIYAAIEGAKDYVIVQFYIVHDDGVGRGLKDRLLAASARGVKCWLLYDSVGAKGLPESFVQELMDGGVPVKSFVTNRQMGRRFQVNFRNHRKLVVVDGHTAFIGGLNAGDEYMGLGPLGAWRDTHMQVEGPAVQALQVSFAEDWRYASGGQVPQIPIRPRVVGDERVLPFASGPAEVWNVSSAVICEIIHDVRERLWIASPYFVPDPALRSALAHAALRGVDVRIILPQGIDHTLPWLSSFTFYPMMREAGVRIWRYQPGFMHQKVMLADSEVAIVGSVNFDYRSFMLNFELAAAVEDSRFAKDVEKMFEADFARSIEEDLKAKFEENSFFFRLRCRLSALMSPEQ; translated from the coding sequence ATGTTCGAACTGATCGCCATCATCGTTTCCATTGTGACGTTCGCCTTTCAGGCGGCGGGCATCTATTTCGCCATCCAGGCGGTGATGATTTCCCGCACCCCGCAGGCCTCCATCGCCTGGGGACTGTCGTTGCTGGTCCTGCCGTATATCGCAGTGCCCCTGTTTCTCGTCTTCGGTGAATCCCGCTTCTCCGGCTACGTGCGGGCGGGCACGGGGAAATGCAAGGAGCTGGATGACTTCATGGCGGCAACGCGCGAGGCGATGATTCCCTTCCGGGCGCACTTTTCTGCGAAGTACCGTGACGCGGAGCGACTGGGGGAGGATCTCCGACATTTCCCCGTCACGCATGGCAACCGAACCAAGCTCCTTGTCGATGGCAAGGAGACGTTCGACGCGATTTATGCGGCGATCGAGGGAGCCAAGGATTACGTCATCGTCCAGTTTTACATCGTGCACGATGATGGGGTGGGGCGGGGCTTGAAGGATCGCCTCCTTGCCGCTTCAGCACGGGGCGTCAAGTGCTGGCTGCTCTATGATTCGGTCGGCGCGAAGGGCCTGCCCGAGTCGTTCGTGCAGGAACTCATGGACGGTGGCGTGCCAGTGAAGTCCTTTGTCACCAACCGCCAGATGGGCCGCCGGTTTCAGGTGAATTTCCGCAACCATCGCAAGCTCGTTGTCGTTGATGGCCACACGGCCTTCATCGGCGGCTTGAACGCAGGCGACGAATACATGGGCCTTGGCCCGCTCGGAGCCTGGCGTGATACGCACATGCAGGTCGAGGGGCCGGCGGTGCAGGCTCTTCAGGTTTCTTTTGCCGAAGACTGGCGCTACGCATCTGGCGGGCAGGTGCCTCAAATTCCCATCCGCCCGCGAGTGGTGGGAGATGAGCGTGTATTGCCTTTTGCCTCGGGTCCGGCCGAGGTCTGGAATGTCTCATCCGCCGTTATCTGTGAGATCATTCACGACGTGCGCGAACGACTGTGGATCGCCAGTCCGTATTTTGTCCCAGATCCCGCGTTGCGTTCCGCCCTGGCTCATGCCGCGTTGCGAGGCGTGGACGTGCGTATCATTCTGCCGCAGGGCATCGACCATACGCTGCCCTGGCTGTCGTCCTTCACCTTCTATCCCATGATGCGCGAGGCGGGAGTCCGGATATGGCGCTATCAGCCTGGTTTCATGCACCAGAAGGTCATGCTCGCGGATAGCGAGGTGGCGATCGTTGGTTCGGTAAATTTCGACTACCGTTCCTTCATGCTGAACTTCGAACTGGCTGCAGCCGTCGAAGATTCGCGATTTGCGAAGGATGTGGAAAAGATGTTCGAGGCGGACTTTGCTCGCAGCATCGAGGAAGATTTGAAAGCGAAGTTCGAGGAAAACAGCTTTTTCTTCCGCCTGCGCTGCCGCCTCTCGGCTCTGATGAGTCCTGAGCAGTAG
- the thiH gene encoding 2-iminoacetate synthase ThiH yields the protein MTFSETYAAGECLKSPLVQRFARLIEPCSDATIQRMARESSALTRRHFGKTMRLFAPIYLSNECINSCSYCGFSRENAILRVTLEIEETAREADHLVKEGYRNILLVAGEHPKFVSGDYLMRTMERLRPMVPSLSLEVAPMETEEYAPLVKAGADGLVVYQETYHAETYREMHLTGPKKDYAWRLDCPERAYAAGFRRIGIGALFGLWKWQEEALALAAHLEHLQKNCWKSQLTVSMPRLRPAAGEFQPRYILPDREFIQVMCALRICFPHVGIVLSTREMPELRDAVAPLGVTMMSAGSHTEPGGYTGQGKDKLHQTVRGKAQEPTGGERAEEQFAISDARTTAEVAARLRELGLEPVWKDWDPAILNAA from the coding sequence ATGACGTTCTCAGAAACATACGCCGCGGGTGAGTGCTTGAAGTCCCCGCTGGTGCAGCGTTTTGCCCGGCTTATCGAGCCCTGCAGCGACGCCACCATCCAAAGGATGGCCCGGGAGTCCTCCGCCCTCACCCGCCGTCACTTTGGAAAGACGATGCGTTTGTTCGCACCGATCTACCTCTCGAACGAGTGTATCAACTCCTGCTCGTACTGCGGATTTTCGCGCGAAAACGCCATTCTGCGCGTCACGCTGGAAATCGAGGAAACCGCCCGCGAGGCCGATCACCTCGTCAAGGAGGGCTACCGCAACATTCTCCTCGTCGCGGGCGAGCATCCGAAATTTGTCTCCGGCGATTATCTCATGCGTACGATGGAGCGCCTGCGGCCCATGGTGCCGAGCCTTTCCCTCGAGGTCGCCCCGATGGAGACCGAGGAATATGCCCCGCTCGTGAAAGCCGGAGCGGACGGCCTGGTGGTTTACCAGGAGACCTATCACGCCGAGACCTACCGCGAGATGCACCTTACCGGGCCGAAGAAAGACTACGCATGGCGGCTGGATTGCCCGGAGCGCGCCTACGCCGCGGGATTCCGCCGCATCGGCATCGGCGCTCTTTTCGGCCTCTGGAAGTGGCAGGAGGAGGCCCTTGCACTCGCCGCCCACCTCGAGCATCTGCAAAAGAACTGCTGGAAATCGCAGCTCACCGTCAGCATGCCGCGCCTGCGCCCGGCGGCGGGGGAATTCCAGCCCCGCTACATCCTGCCGGACCGCGAGTTCATCCAGGTGATGTGCGCCCTGCGCATCTGTTTCCCACATGTCGGCATCGTCCTGAGCACCCGCGAAATGCCCGAGTTGCGCGATGCCGTCGCGCCCCTCGGCGTGACCATGATGAGCGCGGGCAGCCACACCGAGCCCGGCGGCTACACCGGCCAGGGCAAGGACAAGCTGCACCAGACCGTGCGCGGCAAGGCCCAGGAGCCCACCGGCGGCGAAAGAGCCGAGGAGCAATTTGCCATCTCCGATGCCCGGACCACCGCCGAAGTCGCCGCGCGCCTGCGCGAGCTCGGCCTCGAACCGGTCTGGAAGGACTGGGACCCAGCCATCCTCAACGCTGCGTGA